In Hippoglossus stenolepis isolate QCI-W04-F060 chromosome 21, HSTE1.2, whole genome shotgun sequence, one DNA window encodes the following:
- the ercc4 gene encoding DNA repair endonuclease XPF produces MAGPLLEFETEMFLSLFGCDGLLVAAEGMGMDRILLQFMRVHSEKDSLVLLLNTTTPEQEYFTEQLRVEGVTHLPRTVTSDVQSTERYTVYTEGGVLFVTSRILVVDFLTDRIPAHLISGILVFRAHKIIESCQEAFILRLFRQKNKTGFIKAFTDKATAFSSGFCQVERVMRNLFVKKLYLWPRFQASVNTALDRHKPEVVELHVSLTPAMRAIQSSILDIMSACLKELKRYNPTLEAEDLSLENTLGNGFEKTIRHYLDPLWHQLGAKTKALVQDLKVLRVLLLYLTQYDCVTFLNLLESLRSSQKIFGSNSGWLFLDSSTSMFMNARGRVYRMSESKKKLKVGAEAEKQKLPSTSDVKRVLVLEKSPKWEALTEVLQEIERENKSSEHEPGRVLICASDDRTCAQLQQYIRRGSEGLLNRLYARTIGKRDPAAAAALELDSHKKGNGWPKRGTKGKEPAQKKNTKSAKSKSRPSLTLTQMVGKGETAEAAAMGSSGDEEELTEDEEGEEGQLKLDLSSDAYYGVLKEPLTVIHPLKGCTDPHSLTRVLHEVEPSFVVLYDAEVSFVRQLEIYKATRPGKALRVYFLIYGGSTEEQKYLTALSKEKKAFEHLIREKATMVIPEEREGREDTNLDLARSLEPANATTNTRKAGGQEQPKEPSRVIVDMREFRSELPSLLHRRGLDIEPVTLEVGDYILTPDTCVERKSISDLIGSLQSGRLYTQCLSMTRYYKKPVLLIEFDPAKPFSLMARSDFRHEISSNDVSSKLTLLTLHFPRLRILWCPSPHVTADLFLELKQGRLEPDAAAAQAVTAESDTVAESAGLYNPGPYDFLLKMPGVNTKNYRALIRNADSLADLAKLSKDKLAEILENANNAKILYEFLHNVADVPAPVQRKKKTS; encoded by the exons ATGGCGGGCCCGCTGCTGGAGTTCGAGACCGAGATGTTCCTGAGTCTGTTCGGCTGCGACGGGCTGCTGGTGGCGGCGGAGGGGATGGGGATGGACCGCATCCTGCTGCAGTTCATGCGGGTTCACTCGGAGAAGGACAGCCTGGTCCTCCTGCTCAACACGACCACCCCCGAGCAG GAGTACTTCACGGAGCAGCTGCGGGTTGAGGGCGTGACCCACCTGCCCAGGACGGTGACCAGCGACGTCCAGAGCACGGAGCGCTACACCGTTTACACCGAGGGCGGAGTGCTGTTTGTCACCAGTAGAATCCTGGTGGTCGACTTCCTCACCGACCGCATCCCTGCTCATCTCATATCAG GCATCCTGGTGTTCCGTGCCCATAAAATCATCGAGTCTTGTCAGGAGGCCTTCATCCTTCGTCTGTTCAGACAGAAGAACAAGACGGGATTCATCAAGGCCTTCACCGATAAGGCCACAGCCTTCTCCTCAGGCTTCTGCCAGGTGGAGCGTGTGATGAGAAACCTCTTCGTCAAGAAGCTCTATCTGTGGCCCAG GTTCCAGGCATCAGTAAACACAGCACTGGACAGGCATAAACCAGAGGTGGTGGAACTCCATGTGTCGTTGACCCCAGCTATGAGGGCCATTCAGAGCTCCATCCTGGACATTATGAGCGCCTGTCTGAAGGAGCTGAAACGCTACAACCCTACACTGGAGGCTGAGGACCTCTCACTGGAGAACACGCTCGGAAATGGTTTTGAAAAG ACCATCCGTCATTACCTCGACCCCCTGTGGCACCAACTGGGAGCCAAGACCAAGGCCCTGGTCCAGGACCTGAAGGTGTTGAGGGTTCTCCTGCTCTACCTCACACAGTACGACTGTGTCACCTTCCTCAATCTGCTTGAGTCGCTCCGCTCCAGCCAAAAGATCTTTGGCTCCAATTCAG GGTGGCTGTTCCTGGACTCGAGCACTTCCATGTTCATGAATGCCAGGGGTCGTGTGTACCGCATGAGTGAAAGCAAGAAGAAACTCAAAGTGGGGGCAGAGGCTGAGAAACAGAAGTTACCCTCGACCTCAG ATGTGAAAAGAGTCCTGGTGCTGGAGAAGAGCCCAAAGTGGGAGGCTCTAACTGAGGTGCTGCaggagattgagagagagaacaagagctCTGAACATGAACCAG GCCGCGTCTTGATCTGTGCCAGTGATGACCGGACTTGTGCCCAGCTGCAGCAGTACATCAGGCGCGGCTCTGAGGGGCTGCTCAACAGACTGTATGCTCGCACAATCGGTAAACGGGaccctgctgctgccgctgccctGGAGCTCGACTCTCACAAAAAGGGCAATGGCTGGCCCAAAAGAGGAACCAAGGGGAAAGAGCCtgctcagaaaaaaaacacaaagtccgCCAAGAGTAAAAGCCGACCATCTCTGACCCTGACCCAGATGGTCGGGAAGGGGGAGACGGCGGAGGCAGCAGCGATGGGCAGCAGTGGAGACGAGGAGGAATTGACGGAGGACGAAGAAGGCGAGGAAGGGCAACTGAAGCTGGATTTGTCATCTGACGCTTACTATGGTGTCCTGAAGGAGCCGCTGACTGTCATCCACCCACTGAAAGGCTGCACTGACCCCCATAGCTTGACGCGGGTGCTGCACGAGGTGGAGCCCAGTTTTGTGGTCCTGTACGACGCTGAAGTGAGTTTTGTACGACAACTTGAGATCTACAAAGCCACTCGGCCTGGAAAAGCACTCAGGGTGTATTTCCTCATCTACGGAGGGTCGACAGAAGAACAGAAGTACCTCACAGCACTGTCTAAGGAAAAGAAAGCATTTGAACACCTCATCAG GGAAAAAGCTACCATGGTCATaccagaggagagggagggacgAGAAGACACCAACCTCGATCTTGCTAGAAGTTTAGAGCCTGCCAACGCCACCACCAACACCCGCAAAGCAG GAGGCCAGGAGCAGCCCAAAGAGCCCTCACGAGTCATTGTGGACATGCGTGAGTTCCGCAGTGAACTCCCCTCCTTGCTGCACCGCCGTGGTCTGGACATCGAGCCTGTCACCCTAGAAGTCGGTGACTACATCCTCACCCCGGACACATGCGTGGAGCGCAAGAGCATCAGTGATCTGATTGGCTCCTTGCAGAGCGGCCGTCTCTACACCCAATGTCTCTCCATGACCCGTTATTACAAAAAGCCAGTGCTGCTCATTGAGTTTGACCCGGCTAAACCGTTTTCCTTAATGGCTCGATCAGATTTCCGTCATGAGATCTCATCTAATGACGTCTCTTCAAAACTCACCTTACTCACTTTGCATTTCCCCCGCCTGCGGATACTCTGGTGTCCCTCCCCACATGTCACAGCTGACCTCTTCCTGGAGCTGAAGCAAGGCCGCCTGGAACCCgacgctgcagcagctcaggcaGTCACAGCCGAGTCGGACACGGTGGCTGAATCAGCCGGGCTCTACAACCCAGGACCTTATGATTTCCTGTTGAAAATGCCTGGGGTCAATACCAAAAACTATAGGGCCCTGATAAGAAATGCTGACAGCCTGGCAGATTTAGCCAAACTCAGCAAGGACAAGCTCGCAGAAATACTGGAAAATGCGAACAATGCTAAGATACTGTACGAGTTTCTGCATAATGTTGCTGATGTTCCTGCTCcagtgcagaggaaaaaaaagacatcataG
- the LOC118100312 gene encoding poly(A) polymerase beta has translation MLPKEDWIQTNELIKSLKSHDVFADDVELQHRETVVKRLNSLFKEWLQDMCIEMNVPENVTDNVGYRLLPFGSYGLGAFSKGADIDALCVGPVFLDRTVFFTSFFEKIKAQEEAKDIQAIGKAFVPVINLTFDGIEVDLVYAQMPRRSLSDTLNLLDDMWLKDMDKASARSLNGYRVTEEILRLVPNVSNFRLALIAIKLWAKRRNIYSSKLGFLGGVSWAILVARICQFNPNMTASSLVMKFFRVYSMWEWPIPIRLRVVQDLNYNLPFWDSMCNRRDHYHLMPILTPAYPQQNTAFNVSLSSLAILVEEFNRGHTIVQEIQQHKADWFKLFETPHFMDKYWDYLQVEATSATEEQHLDWVGLVESRIRHLVGALWKHQCITLAHVNVQPYSPPEEALSTKWVIGFTLTDEYKKMRNKNDIDLTCEVRNFTDAVYNLAKTSGVFQKGMVVSVNYEKREAVANSANVPPCHTADKESSVTSRPSKAPPASTAPQATKRPRSPSPGTSSKKFRPEEKQAQGLKPTCTKTSTTGDLTTKRIVRLVSRPGFSAPTAPQATKRPRSPSPGTSSKKFRPEEKQAQGLKPTCTKTSTTGDLNTKRIVRVVSRPGFSAPTAPQATKRPRSPSPGTSSKKFRPEEKQAQGLEPTCTKNTTTGDLTTKRIVRLVSRPGFSAPTARQATKRPRSPSAEPSSKKFKPEEKGVKEAKTTSLGKSPAGISPGETPSRTVSPPSEDGAGTPDIESPAKTSNINLTPPPDELSDLPNELSRP, from the exons ATGCTGCCAAAGGAGGACTGGATCCAGACAAATGAACTCATTAAAAGTCTGAAGTCGCATGATGTCTTTGCGGATGAcgtggagctgcagcacag aGAGACGGTTGTGAAAAGACTGAATTCCCTCTTTAAGGAGTGGCTCCAAGACATGTGTATAGAAATG AACGTACCTGAAAATGTCACTGACAACGTCGGATACAGGCTGCTGCCGTTCGGTTCCTATGGCTTGGGAGCTTTCTCCAAAG GTGCTGATATTGATGCTCTTTGTGTTGGGCCTGTATTTCTGGACAGAACGgtcttcttcacctccttctttGAGAAGATCAAAGCCCAGGAGGAGGCCAAAGACATACAG GCCATCGGAAAAGCATTTGTGCCGGTCATCAATTTGACATTTGATGGAATTGAG GTTGATTTAGTCTATGCCCAGATGCCACGGAGGTCTCTCAGTGACACACTCAACCTTCTTGACGACATGTGGTTAAAGGATATGGATAAAGCCTCCGCCAGGAGTCTCAATG gTTACAGAGTCACAGAGGAAATCCTCCGTCTTGTGCCGAACGTCTCAAACTTCAGGCTCGCTCTGATAGCCATCAAGCTGTGGGCCAAAA GACGCAACATTTACTCTAGCAAGCTGGGCTTCTTGGGTGGGGTATCCTGGGCCATTCTGGTAGCCAGAATTTGCCAGTTTAATCCAAACATGACAGCATCCAGCCTGGTGATGAAGTTCTTCAGGGTCTACTCCATGTG gGAGTGGCCTATCCCTATTCGTCTGAGGGTAGTGCAGGACCTCAACTACAACCTTCCTTTCTGGGATTCCATG TGTAACAGACGTGATCATTACCACTTGATGCCGATCCTCACGCCGGCATACCCCCAGCAGAACACAGCGTTcaatgtgtctctctcctcgctgGCCATCCTGGTCGAAGAGTTCAATCGGG GCCACACTATCGTCCAGGAAATACAGCAGCACAAAGCCGACTGGTTCAAACTCTTTGAAACACCACATTTTATGGACAAGTACTG GGATTACCTTCAGGTGGAAGCAACTTCTGCTACAGAGGAGCAGCATCTTGATTG GGTCGGCCTGGTGGAGTCCAGGATCAGACACCTGGTGGGAGCTCTCTGGAAACATCAGTGCATTACCTTGGCTCATGTGAATGTGCAGCCCTACTCTCCACCCGAGGAGGCTCTGAGCACAAAGTGGGTGATTGGATTTACCCTGACAGACGAGTACAAGAAGATGAGGAACAAGAACGATATCGACCTGACCTGTGAAGTCCGCAACTTTACTGATGCtg TCTACAACCTGGCAAAGACCAGTGGTGTGTTTCAGAAGGGAATGGTCGTTTCAGTCAACTATGAAAAGAGGGAGGCTGTTGCCAACAGTGCCAATGTGCCGCCCTGCCACACAGCTGACAAG GAATCCTCTGTAACATCCAGACCCAGCAAAGCCCCTCCAGCCTCCACAGCTCCACAGGCCACAAAGAGACCTCGTTCTCCCTCACCTGGAACTTCAAGCAAGAAGTTCAGGCCTGAGGAGAAACAGGCTCAAGGGTTGAAACCCACCTGCACCAAAACCTCCACCACAGGTGACTTGACCACTAAGAGAATTGTGAGACTGGTTAGCAGACCTGGCTTTTCAGCTCCCACAGCTCCACAGGCCACAAAGAGACCTCGTTCTCCCTCACCAGGAACTTCAAGCAAGAAGTTCAGGCCTGAGGAGAAACAGGCTCAAGGGTTGAAACCCACCTGCACCAAAACCTCCACCACAGGTGACTTGAACACTAAGAGAATTGTGAGAGTGGTTAGCAGACCTGGCTTTTCAGCTCCCACAGCTCCACAGGCCACAAAGAGACCTCGTTCTCCCTCACCAGGAACTTCAAGTAAGAAGTTCAGGCCTGAGGAGAAACAGGCTCAAGGGTTGGAACCCACCTGCACCAAAAACACCACCACAGGTGACTTGACCACTAAGAGAATTGTGAGACTGGTTAGCAGACCTGGCTTTTCAGCTCCCACAGCTCGACAGGCCACAAAGAGACCTCGTTCTCCCTCAGCTGAACCTTCGTCTAAGAAGTTCAAGCCTGAGGAGAAAGGCGTAAAAGAGGCGAAGACCACCTCCCTTGGAAAGTCCCCTGCAGGTATCTCGCCCGGTGAGACACCATCCAGGACTGTGAGCCCGCCAAGCGAGGACGGAGCTGGCACTCCTGATATCGAGAGCCCGGCCAAGACATCGAATATCAATCTG ACTCCACCTCCTGACGAGCTGTCCGACCTGCCTAACGAACTCTCGCGGCCGTGA